CTATGTTTGGAAACCAACCCAAAGCTGTTGTGACTGATGGAGACAAATCTATGCGTGAAGCAGTGAAGGTTGTGTTTCCTAATGCTACTCATAGGCTTTGTGGATGGCATATTCAGCAAAACTGTCTTGAGAAAATTAAGATTCCAGATTTCTTGAATGAATTTAAGACTTTGATTTATGGGAATTTCACTCCAGAACGTTTTGAAACTAAATGGTTGCAAGTGATTGAAAAGTATGGTATTGGTGAGGAAAAATGGATTAAACAGACGTATGAAACTAGGCAGATGTGGGCAACTGCGTTTATGCGAGAGAAATTTTTTGCCAGTATCAGGACTACCTCTCTATGTGAAGGCATTAACTCATTTATTAAGAGGTATGTGCAGTGCAAAAATAGCATCCTTGATTTCATTTATAACTTTGAGAGAGCTGTGGAGGAGTATAGGCATAATGAGTTAGCCTCTGATTTCAAGTCAAGTTATGGTGAGCCTGTCttgattactgctttgagtcACATTGAACAAGGGGCAGCAAAGTTGTTGACATTGAATATGTTTAGGGAAGTGAGACATATGATTCAACGAGCACTTAACCTTAATCTTGTTGAACGATCAGAGATTGGTACCACAGTGATGATAAAGTTTAGCATTTGTCGTCATCCAAACACTCAGTTCTTGGTCATTTATGACAAGAATCAGAACATGTTTAATTGTGATTGTGGGTTTTCTGAATATGTTGGCATACCTTGTTCTCACATTATATGTGCAATGAGAACTGAGAACATGAATGAATTCCCTGCTAGTCTTGTTTCTAAAAGGTGGCTGAAGACTGCAAAGGCTGATTCATTACAATCTATCCCTGCTATGGAGGTTGATACTGATAGAATGAAAATGCTGCGTAGAGGTGCAATTTCTGCTGCATGCAACTTTCTGAGTGAATATGGTGCTGATGACTCTTCTGATTTCTCAAATGTTATCGAGGACATATACAAGCTTGTCATGAAATTTCAGAAACGTCGTCATCCCAATTCTGCTGCAACCAATTTATTTGTCATTGGTGACCCAGCTGTTGTCAAAACAAAGGGCGCTCCACGGAAGAAGAAGTATAAGAAGACGAAAAGGCTATGCTCTAATTGCAGAAAGGGTGGCCACACAATCAGGACATGTCCTACATTATTTGAGGGTAATGAAGTTGGAGAAAGTTTTGCAGatgctgaagaagatgaagattcatctGCTGAAATTGATGGTGATAACACCGCTGATACTGTAAGTTGTTTGTATAATTTTTCTATTGGATTATTTTGCAGCCAATTACCATGTGTATgacattaatattttaaattgtatACAGCCCGTGCCATCATTAGGTGGAGATAATGGAGGGCCCAGTTCAATGAGTACAGTCAAAGCCAAAAGAAAGGCATGTTATATGTCATATTTACTATGTTGTATAAATTTGAGTGGCATGTTCTGTTGTAAAATTGTTGTTTATGATTTATATTTGGCTGTGAATTTTAGGTGGGAGATAGAAGAACCCAAAAGGATGTTAAACGCAACACTGGAAGTTCCCAAGCTATGGTGTAACCAACTATTGAGCAACCTCAAGCTGATATTGAAGCCCCTCCAATGAGTTTCCCAAGTGGGTTCAATTTGTTTCCCCAATTCCCTGCGAGCCAGATTTTACAATCTTTCCATCCTTTTGCTTCATACCAGCAATCGCCTTATGACACTCAGTAGAAGACTGAATATTGGATGTGGCTCTGAATTTTGCTTGGAATTGCTATTGCATTGTGTTGCTTAAACCATTAATGGAcctgtttttttttcatgtaattTTTGCTGGGAACTAATATGGCTATGTTATTGAAGTCCTCGCTGATTTTGAAGTATTTTTTGTTTATGAAGTCTTGAAGTTATTATGATTGAATGTTGGACCAATGAATTTTATTGCTGAATTATTAATTCATAGTAGTTTTTGAGTTCTTTCATCCAAATGCTTAGTTTAGAATATTTCAGGTACCATCTTTGTGCCATATTTATGCAATCCAGTACTTGTATAAAAAGAGACCAATGTTATAATCTGTACAAAATGGgtaaaaaaaagaagaacatgAGATTTGAACCAGGGACATGTAGAAACAAAcagttaaataatatatttaatacggataagcaaataaaaaaataattaaaaactgatTATAGGAGTATTCGAACCTAGGACATGTGGGAAATATAGGATGCTACTAACCACTAAGCTACAAGTAACTATTGAAATGAAACTGTaatcataaatatttaattGAGTTAATGCGAGTATTTAATTGAGTTAAGATTAATAAACTTAAACTTAAGGTCGTGCGAAGCTTCATATTAATAAACTTAGACTCttattgctccgccgctctccatattaggtcaaacttaaagcttaagtaagatcgaagcttcatattaggcctttatccttcttaagctctgccgagactcttgttgctccgccgctctccatattaggtcaaacttaaagcttaagtaagaccgaagtttcatattaggcctttatccttcttaagctctgccgagactcttgttgctccgccgttctccatattaggtcaaacttaaagcttaagtaagaccgaagcttcatattaggcctttatccttcttaagctctgccgagactcttgttgctccgccgctctccatattaggccaaacttaaagcttaagtaagaccgaagcttcatattaggcctttatccttcttaagctctgccgagactcttgttgctccgccgctctccatattaggtcaaacttaaagcttaagtaagaccgaagcttcatattaggcctttatccttcttaagctctgccgagactcttgttgctccgccgctctccatattaggtcaaacttaaagcttaagtaagaccgaagcttcatattaggcctttatccttcttaagctctgccgagactcttgttgctccgccgctctccatattaggtcaaacttaaagcttaagtaagaccgaagcttcatattaggcctttatccttcttaagctctgccgagactcttattgctccgccgctctccatattaggccaaacttaaagcttaagtaagaccgaagcttcatattaggcctttatccttcttaagctctgccgagactcttgttgctccgccgctctccatattaggtcaaacttaaagcttaagtaagaccgaagcttcatattaggcctttatccttcttaagctctgccgagactcttgttgctccgccgctctccatattaggccaaacttaaagcttaagtaagaccgaagcttcatattaggcctttatccttcttaagctctgccgagactcttattgctccgccgctctccatattaggccaaacttaaagcataaataagaccgaagcttcatattaggtctttatccttcttaagctctgccgagactcttgttgctccgccgctctccatattaggtcaaacttaaagcttaagtaagaccgaagcttcatattaggcctttatccttcttaagctctgccgagactcttgttgctccgccgctctccatattaggtcaaacttaaagcttgtaccattaaatattatttatatagtatttattaataaataatgttaataaataatttttatacctatttataaatattatttctaaaataagttaaatataaaaaattaaaaaacatttaacTTCCTAACCATGGTGCCATAAAGCTTCGAAAATGGAAGGTGAGGAGATGGTGAAGTTAAGCACTTTCGGTGGCTCCAAAATTGGAATATGGAGAGGCCGCATGCTTGATAGGGTTATGAAAGGGGGAGTAATGAGGAAAATTGATTGCAGCTTTGTTGTTTGATCTTCCAGCCTCAAAACTCGTGAaggggtttagggtttcaaTCAATTCCCCCTAGTACTATAAAATTGCTTCAATTATGAATGGGATTCAGAGTCTAACAAGGAGTGGAAGATTTACGGTCCAAAATCATCTGATTGATGTCTACCATGAAAACGAAAGGAGCCCCAGTTGTTCGACGAAGCCACCGGAAGCGAAATCGTCGAGAAGTGGATTGCATCTCCGTCAATTCGCCGGACTTGGATTTCACCGTCCCAAATCAGAACACTAACCCTTCTTTGGTACTCATATCTTCGAGGTAATCAGTGTTACTCATCTAAAACTCTGTTTCTGTTCTGTCGTGTTTATGTATTAGGTTTCGTAGGTTTTTGACATTCATATCTTATTTGCAGTCATCAAGATTCTGGGCTGCAGCTGAACATGAATCTTCCATATTATGGTGATCAACAAGAAGATGACAAGAAAAAAAAGgtatgttttgaagtaaaatgaATTACTTTTCACTTAAATAGCTTAAATTGCTTCAGTTGAATTTTCCGTATCTTATTCCCTTGCTTACCATAGTAGTATGCCAAATTAAACTTCATATAATGGATTCAAATTAGGAAACCTTGAATCCCTACTTAAATTATAGCTGTGAAACCTATAGCCaaggtttaaattttttttttatattttacaatGCAGGGAGTGGTTAATGAAGAGAAATTTAATACGTTGGAGGCAAACATGGAAGCTATTATGGCTAGTATTGGGTGGTTGACACAGACAATGATAAAGTCCAAATGTGTCCAGATTCTTCCCACAGAAGGAACACAGTTAGATCCATCTTCATCAGTTGAACCAATACCTGAAGCGatagagaaaatcatgcaaaaGTTTGTTGCACCAACGGTTGAACTCCCAACACCTATTGCTGACCTACCAACACCAAATACTGAAATCCAAACTGAAACCGTTGAGATCGCACCAACATCTACAGAAAATCACAGTTCACTTGTTAGGAAGCTTTTCAGCCCACCTGTTACGTCACAGGACAGAAATCCAGGAAACCAAATTACCAATGCTGACTTTCAATCCCCCAAAAACCTGAAAATAGTTACCCCTCATTATGTTCCACCggtaagttttaaaattttgaccCATTAATTAAGAACTTTACTTGTTAAATTGACTGTCATACATGTGTATCTTGTAGTTCCTGAACAAGATATTCAAGAATGAGAACACATTCCAACTATCTTATGCTGAGACGGCTGTGGCATCTTATATCTTTAAGAAGGCCAATAAAGATGACATGGCTTGGTAAAATGTCTGAGTTTTTATTTACGtagttaaattattttttgatacTCAGTAGAAGAGATAATTTAATATGCATGTTATGTTCATGGCAGGAAAGAGGCCTTGGTGAAGCCTGAAATCCCTTTCTCGGATGGAACCCGTGGTGTGCTGCAGTGCCTGAAACCAAAAGGAGAGTTGGTGACGGATTTGCTTAACTTGCTCGCTTGCTTGTTGACCAAGAAGGAGAGGTCTTTTAATCAAAATCCACCCATATGGtttttcccaacaaatgtttcgGTAATATCATCTGCTCATTCTTAATGGCAAGTTCTGTTTAATAGAAATGAAATATAAAGTTCactgaagttgttcttttccaCTGTAGCAAGCTATTTTGTCATGGACTACAAACCCTAATTCTATGAAGATTTTAATTAAGGAAAATTTCATGGGGAAAGTAGACCTTCTTGAAAAGGTAACTCAATAATTGTGTAACATATCATTTCATTCAAAATGTAGCTTGTTTGAGCTTTATCTACATGGTTGCTTTCTGCCAGATATTTATTCCTGTTAACGACGACAATAAGCACTGGTACCTTATAGTCCTGGACTTTAAGAATGAGCAAGTAGTGTATCTCGACAGCTATCCGGAAGAAGGCAGGATGCTTGCCAGAATTAGGCGTACCAAACTACTGGTATAACCTTATAATGAATTTACTTTTTTGATTACATGATTTGtgttattaattttgttactaAGAGAAAACTTGTTGCTCGTAGTGTATTTATTTGGAAGAACTTCTGCAAGACCAGTCATTTTATCTCATCGATGATAGCCCTAAGCCTATTGTGTCTGAATTCAAAATGGTTATCCCAGAAGGGCTTATGGTTCAAAAGAAAGATTCGTAAGTTACATATAACAATTTAATTCTTTTTCTACTTTTGAAACCATGTAACTTACTGATTGAAAATTGTTTTCTGTCATGCAGAAACGACTGTGGAGTTTTTGTTGCAACTTGGATGAACCAGATGGGGATAAATGGATACAAGATAGAGGTTGATAACTTCACAAGATTGAAACTTGCTGTGGACCTTGTTCTCCATTCACATAATTTGCTTCAATAAGTTATGCTATCAAAATCATTGGTGTACTACAACAGGATATCAGAAGCTGGAAACAAGAAGAAAGGGGTGCCAAAGACTTGCTGATTTTGTAATCTTGGTTATTGTTAGACACAATCTATGTTTTTTATTCCGTGCTTTATCTTTGTGTATGCGCAAGCGTGGACGCATTGAATCTTTTTTCAGGGCACTTGTAGTTGCCAAATTTTGTTCATCAGGTTAAGGCACTAGTTGCCAAATTTTGCTTGTTAAGGCACTAGTTGCCAAATTTTGCTTGTTAAGGCACTAGTTGCCAAAAAAcccttttataaatttttatgcGTTGGTTGTCTTATATCATGTTTATTAGATCATGTTTTCATCAAATGCAATAATAGCTATAGCTTAAACAAGAACACAAGAGCGCAACTTAGTTATATATTTGGACCATTTTCTATTGAAAATAGAAACATGATTCATAGCAATAGAAAGATCAACCAAACTTAGACAAGAGCAACCTTATTTGGACCCATTTTCACTTAAAAACAGTTGAAAACATGTTTCATAGCGATAGTAACATCTTTTGACATAGTAAATCATAGTCAAGTTTGACAAGAGCACTACTTACTCACTATTTTATTTGGACCAGTTTTCACTTAATATAGCAAATGTTCTTGGTTCTTTTGTATGCTCTTTTGTCATAGTTTTATTATAGTCATTTTTGGAGGTTTCTCATCATCTACTTACATAGTTTTATCATAGTCATCTTGGGAGGTTTCTCATCATCTACTTACACAGTTTCATTAAATTATTATGTAGactaaaaaatgtaaatttagatAAGTTTAAAAAGAGGACTCATGTGAGCACTTCTCATAAAAGAGTTAATAATTCAAAAAGAGTACACATACATGTGACCACTTCTCAAAAACagttttacatatccaaagcTTGTGTAAATCACTTAAACAAAATAAGTAGCACAGCAACTACCAAagagacaacaacaacaatgaaaTACATTTGTTCCCTTCTCTTGTAGTCAGAGATCAAAGCTTCTGCCCTCTTTAATCCTTCAAAGCAATCATCAACTTGACCAGGAGTCACAGCAGCAGTCATGGGGGCTTCAACAACTTGCCCATGCACAGGGGGATCAAGCCAATCATAATACCCACAAGCCTGCGTATATTTAAGTTCATAAGTTATATATTCCTTGTTGTCAACTGAATACATAACAAAAACTCCTTGTTTACCTTCAAAGGACATTGAAAATATCTTCGTCCATAATTACTACTGGACCATGAAGTCTTTAGGGCTGGGGTAAGGCCGCAAGTACAGAGCCTTCCATCAGCAATCCCATTTCTTCTTTGTGTCGAAGAGAATGATTGAGATGCCATATATTATACACTACAGAAATATACTAATAAGTAAATAATTGAAACCTTAATAACATATAAAGTCATTGATTAACTAATATCCATAAAACACCAAGTTGCACAAAACATATCCAAAAAGGTCTAACAAGCCAGGGGCATCAAGCCAGTCCAAAAGTTGCACAAAACAAAGGCAAAACATACAAGGTCCAAACTGAAAACATTAATAGGAAATCAACAAAACATCAAACTCACTACGGCTGCCCACGGGTAATGGTAACATTAACCAAATTGTTGTGAGTGCTAACTGGCCTAAAGTGCACAGCATCCCTATACTTCAACTCATGATCCTTCACATATTGATACCAATCCTTTGCAATGTGGATTGGAGTATCAATCTTCCTTGGATTCCTTCTTTTCAGAAGACAACTATAAGTTCTACCCCTAGGGGTTTGTAGAACGATATTCTCCCAGTTTGCCCTAATATGATTCACCACATACAACTTAGGCAATgcctgaaaataaaaaaataaacattgtaTTAGATATCACATACAGCAAACGAAAttttaaaaacaagtagcactaCAATTTAAAAACAAGTACTTACCATTGTCTGGCCTCCACCAGAATCAGAGCTGCTAATGACCTTATCAAAATTATGAATAACCCTCTCCACACTATCATCCTCCTCTCCATCACTCAATTGCATAATttcatcatcctcctcctcatcactTAATTGCACAATTCCATCATCCTCCTCATCATCACTTGATATCATAATTACATCATTCTCTTCAATGTTATCCACATCCATAAACTGCCCACCAACATCAGCTAATGGTATCTCCCCACCAACATCAGCCACTGGAACTGGAACTTCCACACCATCTTCATCCTTATCACCAACATCAGCCACTGGAACTGAAACTTCCCCACCAACTTCAACCTTACCACCGACATCATCCACTGGAACTTCCCCACCAACTTCATCCTTATCACCAACATCAGACACAACCACCTCTTCACCATTCTTACCTGAACTCCCAACATCAGGTTGCCTTACAGAAGGGCCAGCACCATAGCTTATTTGATTCATCAGTCTATCAAATATCCTGATAGAAAACTTGTTCTTTCCACAATAGGAGAAATCTTCCCAATGATTTCTTTTCAAATCATACATTTTTACAAACTTGACCACAGCATCAATGAGCAAACCTCCATTATTACCCACAACCAACTGAAAGGTGAACTCCCCCCCTACAGGATCCCTAactgttgttacttttggttgtctgcattttttcaaaaacaacctgatgtcgaagcagatgttgtaacatcgtgctgtgacatttgtcctgcggatctgctgtgtgtttggctgatttttctagaagctttggatggatttcgtgataatcaagttaaggttattgaagaagcttctattTGTTATCCGGAATATaatatagtggaatcaaatctgttgaagaagatttgatttggtttaaattgtgaaagatgttatcttttgttcaaatcttatttgataagatttgttactagtttaaaagatttgttccagatctgttttatggactctattttcgtgcaagcccattgaagatcaagaccagaagaaagcctatttaaggaggcttaaccctagttgcaaagtgtgccttgggcacccaaggattgggtttttagggttttgttttgtgagtccttgttctgttattttgtacacctctctactgcctccattgataatcatatggcttagagttggtttgtttagttgagttgtaatctcttcaaattgttgtttgatcatgagatctatctttcaatctcttgtaagggatcggtcactgtggcagtgatcattaggagttaggggaagtttcctcatagcttagaggagaagggctaagctagattcacttatgtaatagtggtagacattgaagaggctctatactaagggggagtacttaggtataggagggactttcatgtgacctgagagctattatttgatagtgaattgactcctggattggtatcctccagatgtaggtgatgttgcaccgaactgggttaacaattccctgtgtttttttttcgttgatttaatttatgtactgttgtgcaattgtcgaaccgattgtcccaacatcgcgttcgacatctgtcctgtgcgagaaccagaatttcaattggtatcagagcaggcaccctattatgttgggtgagctccagggaatataTTCTGGTTTCATGGACAACGCCAAGGAAGAGGGATCAATAAATAGATCTGATCTTGTGATCTCATGTATCTACTGCTGTTTATAATGTGTCTCTGATATGCAACCCGATGATGTGCAccgtttgagggggagttctgcTGCTGAGAGGGAGTTATGTTTATCTTCTCTAAATctcaagttgttttagacaaaatttgacaaagggggagattgttgttacttttggttgtctgcattttttcaaaaacaacctgatgtcgaagcagatgttgtaacatcgtgctgtgacatttgtcctgcggatctgctgtgtgtttggctgatttttctagaagctttggatggatttcgtgataatcaagttaaggttattgaagaagcttctatttgttatctggaatataatatagtggaatcaaatctgttgaagaagatttgatttggtttaaattgtgaaagatgttatcttttgttcaaatcttatttgataagatttgttactggtttaaaagatttgttccagatctgttttatggactctattttcgtgcaagcccattgaagatcaagaccagaagaaagcctatttaaggaggcttaaccctagttgcaaagtgtgccttg
This is a stretch of genomic DNA from Lotus japonicus ecotype B-129 chromosome 1, LjGifu_v1.2. It encodes these proteins:
- the LOC130714505 gene encoding protein FAR1-RELATED SEQUENCE 5-like, with amino-acid sequence MADVNEYFSIDLSNDGGMSEDDDSVAVADDGNGNNENSNPDRCKLIPDLTADEIRELVFCSEKDAVEFYQHYAHFKGFGARKDDVRRDRKGNIISRQLVCNREGERHEKHLNKVSRVKEAKPITRVACPAKFRVRFHADSSKWKVVLFEPEHNHGLTPASHVHLMPSFRGLTDGDKAQVDSLKLYGVRSCNIMGLLMGQKGGHESVGFLKKDLYNHVDKKKMISLGAGDAASALSYLQRKGEKDPMFFFKFTRSGEENLENLFWCDGTSRLDYQAFGDVIVFYSTYKKNKYNKPVVIFSGYNHHKETTIFACALVCDETIETYKWVLKVLDEAMFGNQPKAVVTDGDKSMREAVKVVFPNATHRLCGWHIQQNCLEKIKIPDFLNEFKTLIYGNFTPERFETKWLQVIEKYGIGEEKWIKQTYETRQMWATAFMREKFFASIRTTSLCEGINSFIKRYVQCKNSILDFIYNFERAVEEYRHNELASDFKSSYGEPVLITALSHIEQGAAKLLTLNMFREVRHMIQRALNLNLVERSEIGTTVMIKFSICRHPNTQFLVIYDKNQNMFNCDCGFSEYVGIPCSHIICAMRTENMNEFPASLVSKRWLKTAKADSLQSIPAMEVDTDRMKMLRRGAISAACNFLSEYGADDSSDFSNVIEDIYKLVMKFQKRRHPNSAATNLFVIGDPAVVKTKGAPRKKKYKKTKRLCSNCRKGGHTIRTCPTLFEGNEVGESFADAEEDEDSSAEIDGDNTADTPVPSLGGDNGGPSSMSTVKAKRKVGDRRTQKDVKRNTGSSQAMV
- the LOC130732318 gene encoding uncharacterized protein LOC130732318; the protein is MYDLKRNHWEDFSYCGKNKFSIRIFDRLMNQISYGAGPSVRQPDVGSSGKNGEEVVVSDVGDKDEVGGEVPVDDVGGKVEVGGEVSVPVADVGDKDEDGVEVPVPVADVGGEIPLADVGGQFMDVDNIEENDVIMISSDDEEDDGIVQLSDEEEDDEIMQLSDGEEDDSVERVIHNFDKVISSSDSGGGQTMALPKLYVVNHIRANWENIVLQTPRGRTYSCLLKRRNPRKIDTPIHIAKDWYQYVKDHELKYRDAVHFRPVSTHNNLVNVTITRGQPYV